A single window of Streptomyces sudanensis DNA harbors:
- a CDS encoding YbaB/EbfC family nucleoid-associated protein → MIPGGGQPNMQQLLQQAQKMQQDLARAQEELARTEVDGQAGGGLVKATVTGSGELRALVIDPKAVDPEDTETLADLVVAAVQAANENAQQLQQQKLGPLAQGLGGMPGLPF, encoded by the coding sequence GTGATCCCCGGTGGTGGCCAGCCCAACATGCAGCAGCTGCTCCAGCAGGCCCAGAAGATGCAGCAGGACCTCGCGCGGGCGCAGGAGGAACTGGCCCGCACGGAGGTCGACGGCCAGGCGGGCGGCGGCCTGGTGAAGGCCACGGTCACCGGCTCGGGCGAGCTGCGGGCCCTGGTCATCGACCCGAAGGCGGTCGACCCGGAGGACACGGAGACGCTCGCGGACCTGGTCGTCGCGGCCGTGCAGGCGGCGAACGAGAACGCGCAGCAGCTCCAGCAGCAGAAGCTCGGCCCGCTCGCCCAGGGGCTGGGCGGCATGCCGGGCCTGCCCTTCTGA
- the recR gene encoding recombination mediator RecR, with product MYEGVVQDLIDELGRLPGVGPKSAQRIAFHVLQAEPTDVRRLAHALLEVKEKVRFCAVCGNVAQEERCGICRDPRRDDAVVCVVEEPKDVVAIERTREFRGRYHVLGGAISPIEGVGPDDLRIRELLARLADGTVTELILATDPNLEGEATATYLARMVKPMGLKVTRLASGLPVGGDLEYADEVTLGRAFEGRRLLDV from the coding sequence TTGTACGAAGGCGTGGTCCAGGACCTCATCGACGAACTGGGCAGGCTGCCCGGCGTCGGTCCCAAGAGCGCGCAGCGGATCGCCTTCCACGTCCTCCAGGCGGAGCCGACGGACGTGCGCCGGCTGGCGCACGCGCTGCTGGAAGTGAAGGAGAAGGTCCGCTTCTGCGCGGTCTGCGGGAACGTCGCCCAGGAGGAGCGGTGCGGCATCTGCCGCGACCCGCGCCGGGACGACGCGGTCGTCTGCGTGGTCGAGGAGCCCAAGGACGTCGTCGCGATCGAGCGGACCCGCGAGTTCCGGGGGCGGTACCACGTCCTCGGCGGCGCGATCAGCCCGATCGAGGGCGTGGGCCCCGATGACCTGCGGATCAGGGAGCTGCTGGCCCGCCTCGCGGACGGCACGGTCACCGAGCTGATCCTGGCGACCGACCCCAATCTGGAGGGGGAGGCCACCGCGACGTACCTGGCGCGGATGGTCAAGCCCATGGGCCTGAAGGTCACGCGCCTCGCCAGCGGACTGCCCGTTGGCGGAGACCTTGAATACGCCGACGAGGTCACGCTCGGTCGCGCGTTCGAAGGGAGACGACTCCTCGATGTCTGA